A section of the bacterium SCSIO 12696 genome encodes:
- the argE gene encoding acetylornithine deacetylase, whose product MAFIEHYKTLIASPSISSNSPRWDHSNKGVIEHLESWLNDRGFTVEITELESAPGKFNLVATYGANSGDGGLLLAGHTDTVPYDDSRWNFDPFALTEADNKLYGLGSIDMKGFFAFAIEAIDGLELDKLQKPLRILATADEETTMAGARQLAAQKAIRPEYAIIGEPTSMQAVYCHKGHLSERIVVTGRSGHSSNPEYGLNALEIMHQVIANLLKTQQQLKERYQQPAFDVPYPTLNLGHIHGGDNPNRICGCCELQLDVRPMPGMSVTDVYQLLDDAVAPIKQRYPGAVELSHMHGATPAFAGSTDSSLVKLAEKVSGQPAIAVNYCTEAPFISELGCETIVMGPGSIAQAHQPDEYLDMSEIKPTVEKLRSLITEICG is encoded by the coding sequence ATGGCGTTTATTGAACACTACAAAACTCTGATTGCTAGCCCCAGCATTTCCAGTAACAGCCCTCGCTGGGACCACTCCAACAAGGGGGTGATCGAGCACTTGGAAAGCTGGCTCAATGATCGGGGATTTACGGTAGAAATTACCGAGCTGGAATCGGCTCCGGGCAAGTTCAATTTGGTGGCCACCTACGGTGCCAACAGCGGCGACGGCGGGCTGTTACTGGCAGGCCACACCGACACCGTGCCCTACGACGACAGCCGTTGGAACTTCGACCCATTCGCCCTGACCGAAGCCGATAACAAACTCTACGGTTTGGGCAGTATCGATATGAAGGGCTTTTTCGCCTTTGCCATCGAAGCTATCGATGGGTTAGAGCTGGACAAGCTGCAGAAACCTTTACGTATTCTGGCCACCGCCGACGAAGAGACCACCATGGCCGGTGCCCGGCAACTGGCAGCTCAAAAAGCCATACGCCCGGAATACGCCATTATTGGTGAACCCACATCCATGCAGGCGGTGTATTGCCACAAAGGTCACCTTTCTGAGCGCATTGTCGTCACCGGCCGCAGCGGCCATAGCTCCAATCCAGAATATGGCCTTAACGCGCTGGAAATCATGCACCAAGTGATAGCCAACCTGCTAAAAACACAGCAGCAGTTGAAGGAGCGTTATCAGCAGCCCGCCTTCGACGTCCCCTACCCCACCTTAAACCTTGGGCACATTCATGGCGGCGACAACCCCAACCGCATCTGCGGTTGCTGCGAACTGCAACTGGATGTGCGACCCATGCCGGGAATGAGCGTTACCGATGTTTACCAATTATTGGACGATGCTGTGGCACCGATCAAACAACGATACCCGGGGGCTGTGGAACTCAGTCATATGCACGGTGCTACACCAGCTTTTGCAGGAAGCACCGACAGCAGCCTGGTGAAATTGGCAGAAAAAGTATCCGGCCAACCCGCCATAGCCGTGAACTATTGCACTGAAGCCCCCTTCATCAGCGAGCTGGGCTGCGAAACCATTGTGATGGGGCCAGGTTCTATTGCCCAGGCACACCAACCGGATGAGTATCTGGATATGAGCGAAATTAAACCGACGGTGGAAAAGTTAAGGTCGTTGATTACGGAGATTTGTGGTTGA
- a CDS encoding alpha-ketoglutarate-dependent dioxygenase AlkB yields MPIPRLNAWYGDRDAHYGYSGTRLPLNDWSVALMQLRQRVEGELNKRFNSALINLYRNGSDSVAWHSDDEAELGESPVIASLSLGAKRRFQMRRKSGGQRYELTLESGALLVMTGATQRFWQHQVPKENRVEEARINITFRRIDVLLNQ; encoded by the coding sequence GTGCCAATTCCCCGTCTTAATGCCTGGTACGGCGATAGGGACGCTCATTACGGTTACTCCGGTACACGGCTGCCTTTAAACGACTGGTCAGTGGCGTTGATGCAATTGCGTCAACGAGTGGAAGGGGAGTTAAACAAACGTTTTAACAGCGCGCTGATAAACCTGTATCGCAACGGCAGCGACAGCGTCGCCTGGCACAGCGATGACGAAGCGGAGTTGGGTGAAAGCCCGGTAATTGCCTCATTAAGCTTGGGAGCAAAAAGACGTTTTCAGATGCGCCGCAAAAGCGGTGGGCAGCGTTACGAGCTAACTCTTGAGTCTGGTGCCTTACTGGTAATGACGGGGGCTACACAGCGGTTTTGGCAGCATCAGGTGCCCAAGGAAAATAGGGTGGAAGAGGCGCGGATTAATATCACGTTTCGTCGGATTGATGTGCTTCTAAATCAGTAA
- a CDS encoding RHS repeat protein yields MGRLSRTQVVSTRSGSVSDTETRTSAFTYITSGDKRGLLATEVIEPDNVTYRLTTTYDYDEHGNKLKATTRGAGVTDRYSRSVYDPLGRYVERSFNSLGQQISSVESRNVYGQVTEAKDINGLTVNSAYSPLGRKYFERGETGGFSKTYLTDADTSHCPTGTVYKAISHSAGGGQSQQCFDKLGRAIRSLSVGFSGNWIASDVEFDTPGRTKRQSEPYYLDSGSPIYWTTIDYDILGRPTTTTLPDNSTGSVQYNGYSTVTINDKGHRKVETKNALGEVVGVTDNEGGSGHDTSSVSYAYDAQGNMTTMTDSAGNVSSIVYDLLGRKTSMDDPDKGDWTYSYNVYGELESQTDANGQTSTLSYDVLGRLIHRIDRRTNNSVESDTVWIYDQTLDESTGQLVANPGGLGQLGVVLQDNDDNNDEDYVKTVRYDSYGRVSSTKTTLGANGADGTFTESVTYDQYGRTHQTFDASTDPTGATGYQGTRTHYNPYGYMDWVGDAIEGNTFDENGERLPRSIYRRITSMDARGNVTGETRGDNVSIVRVYDEQTGRIETIDADHTLGVKVQDLEYQWDTIGNLLERREQSGNKNLTEVFDYDDLNRLTSYRVVGQAEKTVKYDALGNITEKSDVGHYSYGTGNNSGSGDAGVHAVTQITGAEAATYTYDDNGNNLSGDGRTIVYSTFDKPLTISKGGHTTGFQYGPDRARYKRTDTNSSGTKTTLYVGNTEWITQINGDKEIKRHLGGTLITLKLNSADQLQSVDTHYQYHDHLGSLDVITDETGAIVQEMSFDAWGERGDATDWTALANGALTTFDSSITTRGFTGHEMLDEVGVIHMNGRIYDPKIARFLQADPYIQEPTYTQSLNRYAYVWNNPLNATDPSRYFVGAIASKVIGAAITRKFIQSSWVGKNVIQPALQYVSRKPLLNAIVTAVIAYYGGPYAVAAYSEAVTYANGGSLFDGIKAGAISLAQSYAFAQIGASGLETTERIFAQAIAGGVFSELQGGKFGHGFVSAGLSEAIDINGIFGTKPEFAGIRIAAAAIVGGTISKATGGKFANGALTSAFGQMFSGEQRAKKAEQFKKLKSLFESEDPATRQLAINEALDYYGIGSEGTVSVTYDPKLTSDGIVDEHADGTVGVRIGNGAFKRSVGWLGSVLSHEIEVHVRLQVNRGIHWKDEQGNALLEVQAYNYDLLNAERFSLSTSEINQIRGLRRYYMNTLNRENFERAKRGHYSDYTP; encoded by the coding sequence ATGGGCCGCCTCAGTCGCACACAGGTGGTGAGCACCCGCAGCGGCAGTGTCTCTGACACCGAAACCCGCACCAGTGCGTTCACCTACATCACCAGCGGTGACAAACGTGGCTTGCTGGCCACGGAGGTTATCGAACCAGACAACGTCACCTACCGGCTGACTACCACCTATGACTACGATGAACACGGCAACAAGCTCAAAGCCACCACCAGAGGGGCGGGGGTAACCGATCGTTACAGCCGCAGTGTGTACGACCCTCTTGGGCGCTATGTGGAACGCAGCTTCAACAGCCTGGGTCAGCAAATCAGTTCGGTGGAAAGCCGCAACGTCTATGGCCAAGTGACCGAAGCCAAAGACATCAATGGCCTGACGGTAAACAGCGCTTACAGCCCGTTGGGCCGCAAATACTTTGAACGCGGCGAGACCGGTGGCTTTAGTAAAACCTACCTGACGGACGCGGACACCAGCCACTGTCCGACAGGCACGGTCTACAAAGCCATCAGCCACAGCGCCGGGGGTGGGCAGAGCCAGCAGTGTTTTGACAAACTGGGTCGTGCGATTCGTAGCTTGAGTGTGGGTTTTAGTGGCAACTGGATCGCCAGCGACGTGGAGTTCGACACCCCGGGTCGCACCAAACGCCAGAGCGAACCCTACTACCTGGACAGTGGTTCTCCCATCTACTGGACCACCATCGACTACGACATCCTGGGCCGTCCGACCACCACCACACTGCCGGACAACAGCACCGGTAGCGTGCAATACAACGGCTACAGCACCGTCACCATCAACGACAAAGGCCACCGCAAGGTGGAAACCAAAAACGCGTTGGGCGAAGTGGTGGGTGTGACCGACAACGAAGGGGGCAGCGGCCATGACACCTCCTCGGTCAGCTACGCCTACGACGCCCAGGGCAACATGACCACCATGACCGACTCGGCGGGTAACGTGAGCAGCATTGTCTACGACCTGTTGGGCCGTAAAACCAGCATGGACGACCCAGACAAAGGAGACTGGACCTACAGCTACAACGTGTACGGCGAACTGGAATCACAAACCGATGCCAACGGTCAGACCAGCACACTGAGCTACGACGTGTTGGGCCGGCTGATCCATCGGATTGATCGCCGCACGAATAACAGCGTGGAAAGTGACACGGTCTGGATTTACGACCAAACCTTGGATGAGTCAACAGGTCAATTAGTTGCTAACCCAGGTGGGCTGGGTCAATTGGGTGTTGTGCTTCAAGACAACGACGACAATAACGATGAGGATTACGTCAAAACGGTTCGTTATGACTCCTATGGTCGGGTCTCGAGCACCAAAACCACACTGGGTGCTAATGGTGCGGATGGCACCTTTACTGAGTCAGTGACCTACGACCAATACGGCCGTACCCACCAAACTTTCGATGCGTCTACCGACCCCACAGGCGCTACTGGTTATCAGGGCACGCGCACTCATTACAACCCATACGGTTATATGGACTGGGTCGGAGATGCTATTGAAGGCAATACCTTCGATGAAAACGGTGAACGTTTGCCGCGGAGTATCTACCGCAGAATCACCAGCATGGACGCACGGGGCAATGTGACGGGCGAAACTCGGGGTGACAACGTCAGTATTGTTCGGGTGTACGACGAACAAACCGGTCGTATCGAAACCATCGATGCTGACCACACCTTGGGGGTCAAAGTTCAAGACTTGGAGTACCAGTGGGACACCATCGGCAACCTGCTCGAACGCAGAGAACAGTCCGGCAATAAAAACCTGACCGAAGTGTTTGACTACGACGACCTCAACCGCCTGACCAGCTACCGGGTTGTGGGCCAGGCTGAGAAAACCGTGAAATACGATGCCCTGGGCAACATCACCGAGAAAAGCGATGTGGGCCACTACAGCTACGGCACAGGCAACAACAGTGGGTCCGGTGACGCGGGTGTACACGCGGTGACGCAAATTACGGGAGCGGAAGCCGCTACCTACACCTACGACGACAACGGCAACAACCTCAGTGGTGATGGCCGCACTATCGTTTACAGCACCTTTGACAAGCCCTTAACCATCAGCAAAGGCGGTCACACCACCGGGTTCCAGTATGGGCCGGACAGAGCCCGCTACAAACGCACCGACACCAACAGCAGTGGCACCAAAACCACCCTGTACGTGGGCAACACCGAGTGGATTACCCAGATCAATGGCGATAAAGAAATCAAGCGCCATCTGGGGGGTACCTTGATTACCCTGAAGCTCAACAGTGCGGATCAACTGCAAAGCGTGGATACCCACTACCAGTACCACGATCATCTGGGCAGTTTGGACGTGATCACCGACGAAACCGGTGCGATTGTGCAGGAAATGAGCTTTGACGCCTGGGGCGAGAGAGGGGACGCTACAGATTGGACGGCCTTGGCCAATGGGGCATTGACCACCTTTGACAGCAGCATCACCACCAGAGGCTTTACGGGCCATGAGATGCTGGATGAGGTGGGTGTGATCCATATGAATGGGCGGATTTACGATCCGAAGATCGCCAGGTTCCTTCAGGCGGACCCTTACATTCAGGAGCCGACGTACACACAAAGTCTCAATAGATATGCTTATGTGTGGAACAATCCGCTTAATGCCACAGACCCTAGTAGGTACTTTGTAGGAGCTATAGCCAGTAAGGTAATTGGGGCGGCTATTACGAGGAAATTTATTCAAAGTAGTTGGGTTGGAAAAAATGTCATCCAGCCTGCGCTGCAATATGTATCAAGGAAACCACTGCTAAATGCGATTGTTACGGCTGTCATTGCTTACTATGGGGGGCCGTATGCAGTAGCGGCCTATAGCGAAGCTGTGACTTATGCAAATGGTGGTAGCTTATTTGATGGAATAAAAGCGGGAGCCATCAGCCTTGCACAATCTTATGCTTTCGCACAGATTGGTGCGTCAGGCTTAGAAACTACTGAAAGGATATTTGCACAAGCAATTGCAGGTGGCGTTTTCTCGGAATTGCAGGGAGGCAAGTTTGGGCATGGATTTGTTAGTGCTGGTCTATCTGAGGCTATCGATATTAATGGAATCTTCGGCACCAAGCCTGAGTTTGCGGGAATTCGAATAGCAGCTGCAGCGATTGTCGGTGGAACAATATCCAAAGCCACAGGGGGTAAATTTGCAAATGGTGCCCTTACTTCCGCGTTTGGGCAGATGTTTAGCGGCGAACAACGTGCAAAGAAAGCAGAACAATTTAAAAAACTAAAAAGCTTGTTTGAATCGGAGGATCCAGCAACTAGGCAGTTGGCTATTAATGAAGCCCTTGATTACTATGGTATTGGTAGTGAGGGTACTGTTTCTGTTACGTATGATCCTAAACTTACGAGTGATGGCATAGTAGATGAACATGCAGACGGTACGGTCGGAGTTCGAATAGGCAATGGCGCTTTTAAACGGAGCGTTGGCTGGCTAGGCTCTGTGTTATCTCATGAGATCGAAGTACACGTTCGACTTCAAGTTAACAGAGGGATTCACTGGAAAGATGAACAGGGAAATGCTCTTTTGGAGGTTCAGGCTTATAACTATGATCTGCTAAACGCTGAAAGATTCTCTCTAAGCACTTCTGAAATTAATCAAATAAGAGGTTTAAGAAGATATTACATGAATACGCTTAATAGAGAAAATTTTGAGAGGGCAAAGCGTGGCCATTATTCTGATTATACACCTTAG
- a CDS encoding transposase, with amino-acid sequence MTSKRKPYKTYTRDFKLEAVRLMEETGRPPAEIAMELGIRRNQLQMEQSGTGLN; translated from the coding sequence ATGACATCAAAAAGAAAGCCATATAAGACCTATACCCGCGACTTTAAGCTGGAGGCCGTTCGATTGATGGAGGAAACGGGACGGCCGCCAGCTGAGATAGCTATGGAGCTAGGCATTCGTCGCAATCAATTGCAAATGGAACAATCAGGGACGGGTCTCAATTAA
- a CDS encoding RHS repeat protein encodes MTTMTDSAGNVSTIHYDLLGRKDWMDDPDKGYWTYSYNVYGELESQTDANGQTSTLSYDVLGRLIHRIDRRTNNSVESDTQWHYNNGTSGLGLGLLNNVQQDNGDDGTNDYVKTVTYDTYGRVTHTATALGAGGSDGSYIEQVTYDQYGRTYQTFDASTDPTGATGYQGTQSHYNAYGYMDWVGDAVLGSNGQPRSIYRTITSMDARGNVTGETRGDNVSIARVYDPQTGRIETIDATHALGAEVQDLEYEWDTIGNLEWREEKSGNKNLRENFGYDDLNRLTSYQVVGQAAKTVQYDALGNILYKSDVGTYSYGTGNNSGAGDAGVHAVTQITGAEAATYSYDDNGNNTSGDGRNITYSTFDKPLTISKGGHTTGFQYGPDRARYKRTDTNSSGTKTTLYVGNTEWITQVNGDKEIKRHLGGL; translated from the coding sequence ATGACCACCATGACCGACTCGGCGGGCAACGTGAGCACCATTCACTACGACCTGTTGGGCCGCAAAGACTGGATGGATGATCCGGACAAGGGCTACTGGACCTACAGCTACAACGTGTACGGCGAACTGGAATCACAAACCGATGCCAACGGTCAGACCAGCACACTGAGCTACGACGTGTTGGGCCGACTGATCCATCGGATTGATCGCCGCACCAACAACAGTGTGGAAAGCGACACCCAGTGGCACTACAACAACGGCACCAGTGGGCTGGGCCTTGGCTTGCTGAACAACGTTCAACAAGACAACGGCGATGACGGCACTAACGACTACGTCAAAACCGTTACCTACGACACCTACGGGCGGGTGACCCACACCGCCACGGCACTGGGGGCTGGCGGCAGCGACGGCAGCTACATCGAACAAGTGACCTACGACCAATACGGCCGTACTTACCAAACCTTCGATGCGTCTACCGACCCCACTGGGGCTACCGGTTACCAGGGCACTCAAAGCCATTACAACGCCTACGGCTACATGGACTGGGTGGGCGATGCAGTGCTGGGCAGCAATGGTCAACCGCGGAGTATCTACCGCACCATCACCAGCATGGACGCACGGGGTAACGTGACGGGTGAAACCCGGGGCGACAACGTCAGTATCGCTCGGGTGTACGACCCACAAACCGGGCGCATCGAAACCATTGATGCCACTCACGCCTTGGGGGCCGAAGTCCAGGACCTTGAGTACGAGTGGGACACCATTGGTAACCTGGAATGGCGAGAAGAAAAATCCGGTAACAAAAACCTGCGAGAAAACTTTGGCTACGACGACCTCAACCGCCTGACCAGCTACCAGGTGGTAGGCCAAGCGGCCAAAACCGTGCAATACGACGCCCTGGGCAACATCCTCTACAAGAGTGATGTGGGTACCTACAGCTACGGTACGGGCAATAATAGCGGAGCCGGGGACGCGGGCGTACACGCGGTGACCCAAATTACGGGAGCGGAAGCGGCCACCTACAGCTACGACGACAACGGCAACAATACCAGTGGGGATGGCCGCAACATCACCTACAGCACCTTTGACAAGCCCTTAACCATCAGCAAAGGCGGTCACACCACCGGGTTCCAGTATGGGCCGGACAGAGCCCGCTACAAACGCACCGACACCAACAGTAGTGGCACCAAAACCACCCTGTACGTGGGCAACACCGAGTGGATTACCCAGGTCAATGGCGATAAAGAAATCAAACGCCATCTGGGGGGGCTTTGA